Proteins encoded within one genomic window of Eurosta solidaginis isolate ZX-2024a chromosome 1, ASM4086904v1, whole genome shotgun sequence:
- the LOC137236548 gene encoding protein arginine methyltransferase NDUFAF7 homolog, mitochondrial, producing the protein MNTTWSKCILGGLPFKWHFYRKCSYKAVRRPNIERLGRKLTAPQVETKQKDIQSPNDLTKQLKAKIIATGPITVAEYMREVLTNPHSGYYMQRDVFGREGDFITSPEISQIFGELVAIWVLSEWRKLGSPTPFQIIELGPGRGTLARDILKVLAQFKLSGQFSMHMVEISPYLSKAQSQRLCFTTEKIADENSPHYQTGKTAGGTQVYWHKRLEDVPRAFSIVLAHEFLDALPVHKLQRDGKLWKEVLIDVNPNKTKDDDLDFRYIISQAHTPISHLYQPIQNERRDFLEYSLESDRIVSMMAERIETDGGIGLIVDYGHFGEKSDTFRAYKNHRLHDPLRAPGTADLTADVDFRQVMRIAEKHGKIICFGPVEQGSFLNKMGGEARLEQLVTNSLPENQETIKSGYKMLTDPAQMGACFKFFSIFPAVVKEHLEKFPVSGFF; encoded by the exons atgaaCACTACTTGGTCAAAATGTATCCTTGGTGGGCTGCCTTTTAAATGGCATTTTTATCGAAAATGCAGCTACAAAGCTGTTCGCCGACCAAATATTGAACGTTTAGGACGTAAATTGACTGCACCACAGGTTGAAACCAAACAGAAGGATATCCAATCCCCAAATGATTTAACGAaacaattaaaagcaaaaattatcgCAACTGGCCCCATAACAGTTGCTGAATATATGCGTGAGGTACTTACAAATCCACACAGTGGTTATTATATGCAACGTGATGTTTTTGGACGCGAAGGAGATTTCATCACATCACCGGAAATTAGTCAAATTTTTGGCGAG CTAGTAGCCATTTGGGTATTGAGTGAATGGCGTAAGCTGGGTAGCCCAACGCCTTTTCAAATTATCGAACTGGGACCTGGACGTGGCACATTAGCACGAGATATTCTTAAGGTTTTAGCGCAGTTTAAACTTTCTGGCCAATTTTCCATGCATATGGTTGAAATTAGTCCATATTTGAGTAAAGCTCAGTCTCAACGTTTATGTTTTACCACGGAGAAAATTGCGGATGAAAATTCTCCCCACTACCAAACTGGTAAGACAGCGGGTGGGACACAAGTATATTGGCACAAACGTTTGGAGGATGTGCCACGCGCATTCTCAATTGTTTTGGCTCATGAATTTTTGGATGCTTTACCGGTCCACAAGCTACAGCGCGATGGAAAATTGTGGAAGGAAGTATTAATTGATGTAAATCCAAACAAAACCAAAGATGATGATTTGGATTTTCGTTATATTATCTCACAAGCACACACGCCTATATCACATTTGTACCAGCCAATCCAAAATGAGAGAAGAGATTTTCTGGAATACTCATTAGAAAGCGATCGCATAGTAAGTATGATGGCGGAACGTATAGAAACCGATGGCGGTATTGGTTTAATTGTGGATTATGGACACTTTGGTGAGAAAAGTGATACATTCAGA GCTTATAAAAATCATAGATTGCATGACCCGTTGCGTGCACCAGGTACAGCAGATCTCACAGCGGATGTTGATTTTAGGCAAGTGATGCGTATTGCAGAAAAACATGGAAAAATAATCTGCTTTGGTCCAGTGGAGCAGGGGAGCTTTTTAAATAAAATGGGGGGAGAAGCACGTTTAGag caaTTAGTTACAAATTCCTTGCCCGAAAATCAAGAAACTATTAAGAGTGGCTATAAAATGCTTACAGATCCTGCACAAATGGGAGCATGCTTCAAGTTTTTTTCAATATTCCCTGCTGTAGTAAAAGAGCACCTAGAAAAATTTCCAGTCAgtggatttttttaa